A stretch of Crossiella cryophila DNA encodes these proteins:
- a CDS encoding family 2 encapsulin nanocompartment cargo protein polyprenyl transferase: MTLTTAVTGERSAEDVLAWSRSLIEPALRRAVDTLPPLMRRGAGYHLGWWDQDGGAIRANPGKSIRPALVLLSALTVGGTAEAAVPAAVAVELVHNFSLVHDDVMDRDPVRRHRPTAWTVFGTSDAILFGDAMLALASRVLADGGGATASIAVGWLNDSVLALCDGQSADLAFEQRTSVRLDECLAMVAGKTGALLGGSCALGALAGGADEARVSALRRFGDHIGLAFQLVDDLLGIWGAPEVTGKSAGNDLRNRKKSLPVAAALAADTAQSRELAAYYARPEPIEAHELDHMRHLVEAAGGRRWTQREAGRQVASAVECLESAACEPEAARQLLDLANLITRRRH, from the coding sequence ATGACCTTGACCACCGCGGTGACTGGGGAACGCTCCGCCGAGGACGTACTCGCCTGGAGCCGGTCCTTGATCGAACCCGCGCTGCGCCGCGCGGTGGACACGCTGCCGCCGCTGATGCGCCGGGGCGCCGGCTACCACCTGGGCTGGTGGGACCAGGACGGCGGCGCGATCCGGGCCAACCCCGGCAAGTCGATCCGGCCGGCGCTGGTGCTGCTCTCCGCGCTGACCGTGGGTGGCACGGCCGAGGCCGCGGTGCCCGCCGCGGTGGCGGTGGAGCTGGTGCACAACTTCTCCCTGGTGCACGACGATGTGATGGACCGCGATCCGGTGCGGCGGCACCGGCCGACCGCGTGGACGGTGTTCGGCACCTCCGACGCCATCCTGTTCGGCGACGCCATGCTCGCGCTGGCCTCCCGGGTGCTCGCCGACGGCGGTGGCGCGACCGCGAGCATCGCGGTGGGCTGGCTCAACGACTCGGTGCTGGCGCTGTGCGACGGGCAGAGCGCGGACCTGGCCTTCGAGCAGCGGACCTCGGTGCGCCTTGACGAGTGCCTGGCCATGGTGGCCGGCAAGACCGGCGCGCTGCTGGGCGGTTCCTGCGCGCTGGGCGCGCTGGCCGGTGGGGCCGATGAGGCGCGGGTGAGCGCGTTGCGCCGCTTCGGCGATCACATCGGGCTGGCCTTCCAGCTGGTGGACGACCTGCTCGGGATCTGGGGCGCACCCGAGGTCACCGGCAAGTCCGCGGGCAACGACCTGCGCAACCGGAAGAAGTCGCTGCCGGTGGCCGCCGCGCTGGCCGCGGACACCGCCCAGTCCAGGGAACTGGCCGCCTACTACGCCCGGCCGGAGCCGATCGAGGCGCACGAGCTGGACCACATGCGGCACCTGGTCGAGGCCGCAGGCGGCAGGCGCTGGACGCAGCGGGAGGCGGGGCGGCAGGTCGCCTCGGCGGTGGAGTGCCTGGAGTCGGCGGCCTGCGAACCGGAGGCGGCCCGGCAGCTGCTCGACCTGGCCAACCTGATCACCCGCCGCAGGCACTGA